Proteins encoded within one genomic window of Flavobacterium sp. NG2:
- a CDS encoding phospho-sugar mutase gives MEIKDNILEAVNEWLTPIFDAKTQESVKELIAGSPKELEESFYKNLEFGTGGMRGIMGVGNNRINKYTLGKSTQGLSDYLHTVFPNQPIKAAIAYDCRHNSDTLAKVVADVFSANGIEVYLFSSLRPTPELSFAVKHLGCQCGIVLTASHNPPEYNGYKVYWQDGGQIVPPEDGAIIDVIEKLNYNQIKFDANESLIHYIDTEVDKAFIDSTVANASFNTPAAAKDDLNIVFTSLHGTSITLVPQTLAQAGYKNVHIVAEQEKPDGNFPTVKSPNPEEPEALAMAIDLANKTNADIVIGTDPDCDRLGVAVRNNEGEMVLLNGNQSMILMTAFLLEKWKKEGKINGKQFIGSTIVSTPMIMELATAYDVEYKSGLTGFKWIAKMIKDFPNQQFIGGGEESFGYMVGDAVRDKDAVAATLLICEVAAQAKAKGSSVYKELLQHYVDFGFYKEHLISLTKKGMEGLAEINQMMVDLRQNPLKEINGQRVVMVEDYKTSTAKNLLSGEEEVLTMPKADVLIYYTEDGSKICARPSGTEPKIKFYISVNTELDTVENYTKVEAQLNEKIKNIIAGMQLN, from the coding sequence ATGGAAATTAAAGACAACATTTTAGAAGCAGTAAACGAATGGTTAACACCTATTTTTGACGCTAAAACTCAAGAGTCAGTTAAAGAATTAATTGCTGGTTCTCCAAAAGAATTAGAAGAAAGTTTTTACAAGAATTTAGAATTTGGAACTGGAGGAATGCGTGGAATTATGGGTGTGGGAAACAACCGCATCAATAAATATACACTTGGAAAAAGCACACAAGGTCTTTCGGACTACTTACATACTGTTTTCCCAAACCAACCTATCAAAGCAGCTATCGCTTATGACTGTCGTCACAATAGTGACACCTTAGCAAAAGTTGTTGCTGATGTATTTTCGGCAAACGGAATTGAAGTGTATTTATTCTCATCCTTACGTCCTACTCCTGAATTATCATTTGCCGTTAAACACTTGGGATGCCAGTGTGGAATTGTATTGACTGCGTCTCACAACCCACCAGAATACAATGGCTACAAAGTATACTGGCAAGATGGTGGACAAATTGTTCCTCCAGAAGATGGTGCGATTATCGATGTGATTGAAAAATTGAATTACAACCAAATAAAATTTGATGCAAACGAAAGTTTGATTCACTATATAGACACTGAAGTTGACAAAGCCTTTATCGACTCTACTGTAGCAAACGCTAGTTTTAATACTCCGGCTGCAGCCAAAGACGATTTGAACATCGTATTTACTTCGCTTCACGGAACTTCGATTACATTAGTACCACAAACACTAGCGCAAGCAGGTTACAAAAACGTACATATTGTTGCTGAACAAGAAAAACCAGACGGAAACTTCCCAACGGTAAAATCTCCAAACCCAGAAGAACCAGAAGCATTAGCAATGGCGATTGATTTAGCAAACAAAACTAATGCCGATATCGTGATTGGAACTGATCCTGATTGCGACCGTTTAGGAGTAGCTGTTCGTAATAACGAAGGTGAAATGGTGTTGTTGAACGGAAATCAATCGATGATTTTGATGACGGCATTTTTATTAGAAAAATGGAAAAAAGAAGGTAAAATCAACGGTAAACAATTTATTGGTTCTACGATTGTTTCGACTCCTATGATTATGGAACTTGCCACTGCTTATGATGTAGAATACAAAAGCGGTTTGACAGGTTTCAAATGGATTGCTAAAATGATTAAAGATTTCCCTAACCAACAGTTTATTGGTGGTGGTGAGGAAAGTTTTGGATATATGGTAGGTGATGCTGTTCGTGATAAAGATGCTGTAGCGGCAACTTTATTGATTTGCGAAGTAGCTGCACAAGCCAAAGCCAAAGGAAGCTCTGTTTACAAAGAGTTACTACAACATTATGTTGATTTTGGATTCTACAAAGAGCATTTAATTTCATTGACCAAAAAAGGAATGGAAGGTTTGGCTGAAATTAACCAAATGATGGTTGATTTACGTCAAAATCCTTTGAAAGAAATCAACGGACAACGTGTGGTAATGGTAGAAGATTACAAAACTTCGACTGCTAAAAACCTTTTATCAGGTGAAGAAGAAGTATTGACCATGCCAAAAGCAGATGTTTTGATTTACTATACTGAAGATGGTTCTAAAATTTGCGCTAGACCTAGTGGAACGGAGCCTAAAATTAAATTTTACATCAGTGTAAACACAGAATTAGACACAGTAGAAAACTACACCAAAGTAGAAGCTCAATTGAACGAAAAAATAAAAAATATCATCGCAGGAATGCAGTTGAACTAA
- a CDS encoding ABC transporter ATP-binding protein, giving the protein MTHFKQIFSFIVPYKKYAYLNIFFNILYALFSTLSFMSLIPMMQVLFDQTKRNTTEPVYTGIWEFKTYAENYLSYFITNTTETFGVAHTLSIMVAVIIVIFLLKNLSDYLAMFFITFLRNGILRDMRNAMYKKTIDLPLAFFSEKRKGDVISRISADVNEVQTSFLSVLELIVKEPLTIVFTIIAMLSISVKLTLFVFIFIPVSGYIISVIGKQLKKKSTRAQQEQGIFLSTIEETLGGLKVVKGYNSENYFNRIFQESTQRFFTLSNSIGNRQNLASPTSEFMGIMVIAILLWYGGHMVLIEKTLNGASFIAYMGLAYNILTPAKSISKATYNVKKGNAAAERVLEILEQDNPITSKENAIIKTSFDSQISIKNINFKYQDENVLSDFSLEVKKGQTVALVGQSGSGKSTIANLLTRFYDVNEGEINIDDINIKDMNIQSLRGLMGLVTQDSILFNDTIKANIALGKLDATDEEIIEALKIANAYEFVKELPLGIHTNIGDSGNKLSGGQKQRLSIARAVLKNPPIMILDEATSALDTESEKFVQVALENMMQNRTSIVIAHRLSTIQKADTIIVMQKGKIVEQGSHDELITLNGTYNKLVTMQSFE; this is encoded by the coding sequence ATGACTCATTTCAAACAAATATTCTCTTTTATAGTTCCATATAAAAAATACGCTTATTTGAATATTTTCTTTAATATTTTATACGCTCTTTTCAGTACCCTTTCTTTTATGTCTTTAATTCCGATGATGCAGGTTTTATTTGATCAAACTAAAAGAAATACTACCGAACCTGTTTATACAGGAATTTGGGAGTTTAAAACCTATGCTGAGAATTATTTGAGTTATTTTATTACCAACACCACAGAGACTTTTGGCGTAGCTCACACACTAAGTATTATGGTTGCGGTAATTATTGTCATCTTCTTACTGAAGAATTTAAGTGATTACTTAGCGATGTTTTTCATTACCTTTTTACGAAATGGTATTTTGCGAGACATGCGTAATGCGATGTACAAAAAAACAATTGACTTACCCCTAGCCTTTTTCTCAGAAAAAAGAAAAGGTGATGTGATTTCTAGAATTTCGGCCGATGTGAATGAGGTACAAACTTCCTTTCTTTCCGTTCTTGAATTGATTGTAAAAGAACCACTAACGATTGTTTTCACCATCATTGCGATGTTGAGTATCAGTGTTAAACTGACTTTATTTGTATTTATATTTATTCCTGTTTCTGGTTACATCATCTCGGTTATTGGAAAACAATTAAAGAAAAAATCAACCCGAGCACAACAAGAACAAGGGATATTCCTTTCTACTATCGAAGAAACCTTAGGCGGATTGAAAGTTGTAAAAGGATACAATTCTGAGAATTATTTCAATCGTATTTTTCAAGAATCAACACAACGCTTTTTTACTTTATCCAACAGCATTGGCAACCGCCAAAACCTAGCTTCACCTACGAGTGAATTTATGGGAATTATGGTTATCGCTATTTTGTTATGGTACGGTGGACATATGGTTTTGATTGAAAAAACCTTAAATGGCGCTTCATTCATCGCTTATATGGGATTAGCTTACAACATTCTTACCCCTGCAAAATCGATCTCTAAAGCGACTTACAACGTCAAAAAAGGAAATGCAGCAGCCGAACGCGTTCTTGAAATTCTTGAACAAGACAACCCAATTACTTCCAAAGAAAATGCAATTATCAAAACATCCTTTGACAGTCAAATTTCGATTAAAAACATCAACTTTAAGTACCAAGACGAGAATGTCCTTTCGGATTTTTCATTAGAAGTTAAAAAAGGACAAACTGTTGCTTTAGTTGGACAATCAGGTAGCGGAAAGAGTACCATTGCTAATTTATTAACTCGTTTTTACGATGTAAATGAAGGTGAAATCAATATTGACGACATCAATATCAAAGACATGAATATTCAGTCACTACGTGGCTTGATGGGACTTGTTACGCAAGACAGTATTTTATTCAACGACACCATAAAAGCTAATATTGCTTTAGGAAAACTAGACGCTACCGACGAGGAGATTATAGAGGCATTAAAAATTGCCAATGCGTACGAATTTGTAAAAGAATTACCTTTAGGTATTCATACCAATATTGGTGACAGTGGAAACAAATTATCAGGTGGCCAAAAACAACGTCTTTCAATTGCTCGTGCCGTTTTAAAAAATCCTCCCATTATGATTTTGGATGAAGCAACTTCTGCTCTAGATACTGAAAGTGAAAAATTTGTACAAGTGGCACTAGAAAACATGATGCAAAATAGAACTTCTATTGTCATTGCACACCGCTTATCAACTATTCAAAAAGCAGATACAATTATTGTAATGCAAAAAGGAAAAATCGTTGAACAAGGCAGTCATGACGAACTGATTACACTTAACGGAACTTATAACAAATTAGTAACCATGCAATCTTTTGAATAG
- a CDS encoding M23 family metallopeptidase → MRLYKFLLLFSTVVFAQANYPKDYFGVPLDIPMQVSGNFAELRPNHFHAGFDLKTLGREGIEVHSVADGFVSRIKISPYGNGSALYIDHPNGFTSVYCHLQKAEGAIGDFIKKTQYKEQSFEIEVFLKPTDLVVKKGQVIGLTGNTGSSQGPHLHFEFRDTKTEKIINPLLFGYDKYVKDTRKPSVSALYVYPLDDKTSVNQSKRPLLLNLSLQKDGTYLANKVSANGKIGFGITADDYDATSGSKNGVYKVQSYLNGKESFGYQMDTYSFDEMRYINALVDYSRYKKTGQRVQKLFMTTPYPLSVLKTDASNGVITVLPNLTSVYRIEVADFSGNTTVVNVPIGYDTVSPIIEKETVNSNYYVKVNRENSFVKNNWSVFFPVGTFYENFDMNFDVRNDSLYLHDVYTPVHSYFTITVEDSKYTEEQRDKVFIADVDSRGNLGYNYTTRKGNVFTTKVKSLGKYTLARDTTNPYVSIGKSIEGKWLSNYKSIDLSISDSGSGIKSYHGYLNGVWALFEYDYKTRKITHNFSDGVVAEGANDLKVVVTDNVGNSTTFETRFYRSQK, encoded by the coding sequence ATGAGATTGTATAAATTTTTGTTATTATTTTCAACTGTTGTTTTTGCTCAAGCCAACTATCCAAAAGACTATTTTGGAGTACCGTTGGATATTCCGATGCAAGTTTCTGGTAATTTTGCTGAATTGCGACCAAATCATTTTCATGCTGGTTTTGATCTTAAAACTTTGGGCAGAGAGGGTATTGAAGTACATTCCGTTGCTGATGGTTTTGTTTCTAGAATAAAAATCTCTCCTTACGGGAATGGTAGTGCATTGTATATTGACCATCCTAACGGTTTTACATCCGTTTATTGCCATTTACAAAAAGCCGAGGGGGCTATCGGTGATTTTATTAAAAAAACGCAATATAAAGAGCAATCTTTTGAAATTGAAGTCTTTTTAAAGCCAACAGATTTGGTTGTTAAAAAGGGTCAGGTTATTGGTTTAACAGGAAATACAGGTTCTTCCCAAGGACCGCATTTGCATTTTGAATTTCGTGATACTAAAACTGAAAAAATTATCAATCCATTGCTTTTTGGGTATGACAAATACGTAAAAGACACAAGGAAACCTTCTGTTTCGGCGCTATATGTTTACCCTTTAGACGATAAAACTTCGGTTAATCAATCAAAACGTCCGTTGTTGCTTAATTTATCATTGCAAAAGGATGGAACTTATTTAGCTAATAAAGTTTCGGCTAATGGTAAGATAGGCTTTGGAATAACAGCTGATGATTATGACGCCACTTCAGGCAGTAAAAATGGGGTGTATAAAGTTCAATCGTATTTAAATGGTAAAGAAAGTTTTGGGTATCAGATGGATACTTATTCTTTTGATGAAATGCGCTATATTAATGCTTTGGTTGATTATTCGAGGTATAAAAAAACGGGACAAAGGGTTCAAAAGTTGTTTATGACAACCCCTTATCCGCTGAGTGTATTGAAAACCGATGCCTCAAATGGAGTTATTACAGTATTGCCTAATTTGACCTCTGTATATCGTATTGAAGTTGCCGATTTTTCAGGAAATACGACTGTAGTTAATGTGCCAATAGGGTACGATACGGTTTCGCCAATTATAGAAAAAGAAACTGTGAACTCTAATTACTATGTAAAAGTAAACCGCGAAAATAGTTTTGTAAAAAACAATTGGTCGGTATTTTTTCCAGTTGGTACTTTTTATGAAAATTTCGATATGAATTTTGATGTGCGAAATGATAGTTTATATCTTCATGATGTATACACACCAGTACATTCTTATTTTACCATAACAGTTGAGGATTCAAAATATACCGAAGAACAAAGAGATAAAGTATTTATTGCCGATGTGGATTCTCGTGGGAATTTAGGTTATAATTATACCACAAGAAAAGGAAATGTTTTTACTACTAAGGTAAAATCACTTGGGAAATATACTTTGGCTAGGGATACTACAAATCCGTATGTTTCGATTGGGAAATCAATTGAAGGAAAATGGCTGAGTAATTATAAATCCATAGATTTATCAATTAGCGATAGTGGTTCAGGAATAAAATCGTATCATGGTTATTTGAATGGGGTTTGGGCACTGTTCGAATATGATTATAAAACTCGAAAAATTACTCATAATTTTAGTGATGGTGTTGTTGCCGAAGGTGCGAATGATTTAAAAGTGGTTGTTACTGATAATGTAGGGAATTCAACTACCTTTGAAACTCGTTTTTATAGAAGTCAAAAATAA
- a CDS encoding carboxypeptidase-like regulatory domain-containing protein — protein sequence MNIAKIIFVCIAISLGISTYGQSAVVKGIVLNKDNQPVVNVNVSSSGSKTYSNANGFYSIKIPANEKVTLVFSHISLKRVSVVLSLREGEEYEFNVVMNEQQEQMGEIVVTNSNRRQIQGVTSIEPELIRKMAGANAGIENILKALPGVNSNNELSTQYAVRGGNYDENLVYVNEIEVYRPFLIRSGQQEGLSFTNTDLVQNVDFSAGGFQAKFGDKLSSVLDITYRKPTQFAGTFEASFLGGSMSIDALSKNKKWTAVTGVRYRNNSLLVNSQDTETNYKPSFVDVQTNVNYNASEKWNFNFLGNISQNKYNYQPLSRQTKFGTIDKPMALTVFYEGQEKDKYETYFGAFKATYKVTEMFTLKYIGSIFHTTEQEHFDILAQYRLGEVDTSIGSDTYGNVSFTRGIGSQLNHARNDLDALIVNTEIKGFHDWKKNLVEWGAKFTRESIRDRVVEWEVIDSAGFSINPPKFFVANNQPETSYTGPLLPYRNIRAQNFNTINRFSGYFQWSRKDKIGDTDVWYNAGVRAHSWTVSGTNADGNSQTTISPRAQFAIKPDWEKDMVFRISGGIYHQPPFYRELRDEDGSVQPDVKAQESVHLVLSNDYSFKMWGRPFKLISELYYKSLTDVNTYTIDNVRIRYAADNNAIAYAQGLDVRLNGEFVPGTESWLSFGYLKTEENSADKGYIARPTDQRLKFAALFQDYMPNIPSVKLYLNLVYNTGLPGGSPSYADPYLFQKRLNDYRRVDVGFYKVFIDRNKTKPNSKLFKDFKELALGFEIFNLFNNQNAITNTWVRDVYTKTEYGIPNYMTTRVFNIKLTAKL from the coding sequence TTGAATATCGCTAAAATAATTTTTGTTTGTATTGCAATAAGTTTGGGTATCAGTACTTATGGGCAATCTGCTGTTGTAAAAGGAATTGTTCTTAATAAAGATAATCAGCCTGTTGTTAATGTAAATGTTTCTTCTTCAGGTTCTAAAACCTATTCAAATGCGAATGGATTTTATTCGATAAAAATACCAGCTAACGAAAAAGTAACACTTGTTTTTTCTCATATTTCTTTGAAAAGAGTATCTGTGGTACTTAGTTTGAGAGAAGGAGAAGAGTATGAATTTAATGTGGTGATGAATGAACAGCAGGAGCAGATGGGGGAAATTGTTGTTACTAATTCGAATAGAAGGCAAATACAAGGTGTTACCTCTATTGAGCCTGAATTGATACGGAAAATGGCAGGAGCCAATGCCGGAATCGAAAATATTTTGAAAGCCTTACCTGGTGTGAATTCAAATAACGAATTGAGTACTCAATATGCTGTGCGTGGTGGAAATTATGATGAGAACTTAGTATATGTGAACGAAATTGAAGTTTATCGCCCTTTTTTGATTCGCTCGGGACAACAAGAGGGATTGAGTTTCACGAATACAGATTTGGTTCAAAATGTAGATTTTTCAGCAGGTGGATTTCAAGCGAAATTTGGGGATAAATTATCATCAGTTTTGGATATTACGTATCGTAAACCAACACAATTTGCAGGAACATTTGAAGCCAGTTTTTTAGGGGGAAGCATGTCTATAGATGCTTTGTCTAAAAATAAAAAATGGACTGCTGTTACAGGTGTTCGTTATAGAAATAATAGTTTATTGGTGAATAGTCAAGACACTGAAACGAATTACAAACCTTCCTTTGTCGATGTGCAAACCAATGTGAATTATAATGCTTCTGAAAAATGGAATTTTAATTTTTTAGGGAATATATCGCAAAACAAATACAATTATCAGCCTTTGTCTCGCCAAACTAAGTTTGGTACGATAGATAAACCAATGGCGCTAACGGTGTTTTATGAAGGTCAAGAAAAGGATAAATACGAAACTTATTTTGGTGCTTTCAAGGCAACTTATAAAGTGACAGAAATGTTTACGTTGAAATATATAGGTTCTATTTTTCATACGACCGAGCAAGAGCATTTTGATATATTGGCGCAATATCGTTTAGGTGAGGTAGACACGTCTATTGGTTCAGACACCTATGGTAATGTGAGTTTTACTAGAGGTATTGGTTCACAGCTAAATCATGCGCGTAATGATTTAGACGCTTTGATTGTTAACACCGAGATAAAAGGATTTCACGATTGGAAAAAGAATTTGGTAGAATGGGGAGCAAAGTTTACCCGTGAATCGATTCGTGATAGAGTAGTAGAATGGGAAGTGATTGATTCTGCAGGATTCTCCATTAATCCTCCTAAGTTTTTTGTGGCAAACAATCAGCCGGAAACTTCATATACTGGTCCATTATTACCTTATCGAAATATTCGTGCTCAAAATTTTAATACTATCAATCGTTTTTCAGGTTATTTTCAATGGAGTCGTAAGGATAAGATAGGAGATACAGACGTTTGGTATAATGCAGGAGTACGTGCTCATAGTTGGACTGTTTCGGGTACGAATGCAGATGGAAACTCTCAAACAACGATAAGTCCTAGAGCGCAATTTGCCATAAAACCTGATTGGGAGAAAGATATGGTGTTTCGAATTTCAGGTGGAATTTATCATCAACCTCCTTTTTATAGGGAGTTACGTGATGAGGATGGATCGGTTCAGCCAGATGTTAAAGCGCAAGAATCGGTACATTTGGTTTTGAGTAATGATTATAGTTTTAAAATGTGGGGACGTCCCTTTAAATTAATTTCAGAACTGTATTATAAGTCATTAACTGATGTGAATACGTATACGATTGACAACGTTCGTATCCGATATGCTGCGGATAATAATGCCATTGCTTATGCGCAAGGATTGGATGTGCGATTGAACGGGGAGTTTGTTCCAGGAACCGAATCGTGGTTGAGTTTTGGTTATTTAAAAACAGAAGAAAATAGTGCTGATAAAGGATATATTGCAAGGCCAACGGATCAAAGGTTGAAGTTTGCAGCCTTATTTCAAGATTATATGCCAAATATCCCATCGGTAAAATTGTATTTGAATCTGGTATATAACACTGGACTACCAGGAGGTTCGCCTTCCTATGCTGATCCATATTTGTTCCAAAAGAGATTGAATGATTATCGAAGAGTGGACGTTGGATTTTATAAAGTATTTATTGATAGAAACAAGACTAAGCCAAATAGTAAATTGTTTAAAGATTTTAAAGAACTAGCTTTGGGGTTTGAAATTTTTAATCTTTTCAATAATCAAAATGCAATTACGAATACTTGGGTGAGAGATGTGTATACTAAAACGGAATATGGTATTCCAAATTATATGACTACACGTGTGTTTAATATAAAATTGACTGCTAAGTTATAG